The genomic stretch ATCCTGGACCCTGGCGGGGTTGAACCCGCTGCGTTGGATCACTTTTATCTTGTTCCTCGTATTTCCTTTCCTCTGGGGAATGACCAAGGCCAACCTGGACGTCGCTTTCAGGGTGATAACGGGGAAGATCCACCCCGGCATCGTAAAGATCGACTCTGAACTGAAGGGGAGCCTGGCCCAGGCGATGCTGGCGAATTCGATCACGCTAACGCCAGGCACGCTCACAGTTGACGTGGACGATTCGGGAGAGACGGGTGTCTTCTACATTCACTGTATCAACGTGACCGACGAGGACCCACCAGCGAAGAACGTCTATGGATCCTTTGCGAAGTGGGCAAGGAGGGTTGCCGGATGATTATCACTTACTTCGCGTTGGCCGCGGCGATAACCGGGTTCTGCGCGCTCGCGATGGTCGGGAGGCTTGTCGCCGGCCCTACCATTCCAGACAGGGTAGTGGCCCTCGACTCCATTAACACCATGGTTATCGCCCTCATGATTCTCCTTTCGCTCGTGTACGACTCGGTGGTCATGGTCGATGTGGCCATCGTTTATGCAGCGCTCTCCTTCGTGGGCACCATGTTCATCGCCCGTCACGTCGAGGGGGGTGTCTAGCCTTGGAGAAAGCGGCCCTTATCCTTCTTTCCATCGGCGTAGTGTTCAACTTCCTCGGAACGGTGGCCCTCTATCGCTTCCCCGATGTCTACACTCGCCTTCACGGGACCACGAAGTGCACCACCTTCGGTTCGATATTCACCTCGGCGGCCGTCGTGGTCTATGCCATTCAGATGTACCTGCGGACCGGCGAGGGACGTTTCGCCACGCTCTCGGTCCACGTGGTCCTGGTTATCCTCGCACTCCTCATATCGAACCCCACCGGTGCACACGCCATAGCCAGGGCGGCCCACAGGAGTGGTGTACTCCCCAAGCATGCCGTGGTGGACAGGCTGGCCGAAGACCATCGGAAAAAAGGCGGTGTCTCGGTATGAATAATTACGCCCACATGGCGGTCCTGACCATCATCGTCATTGCGGCTTTCTACGCCGTCTGGTTCCGGGACCTTCTTTCATCGGTCATCTCGTTGGCGGTCTTCAGCCTGCTGCTGGCGCTGGAGTACTTTATCCTCCAGGCACCGGACGTGGCCATTGCCGAAGCGGCCATCGGCGCGGGTTTGAGCACTGCTATTTACATCATTGCCCTCGGGGC from Thermovirga sp. encodes the following:
- a CDS encoding cation:proton antiporter (subunit G of antiporter complex involved in resistance to high concentrations of Na+, K+, Li+ and/or alkali), with translation MEKAALILLSIGVVFNFLGTVALYRFPDVYTRLHGTTKCTTFGSIFTSAAVVVYAIQMYLRTGEGRFATLSVHVVLVILALLISNPTGAHAIARAAHRSGVLPKHAVVDRLAEDHRKKGGVSV
- a CDS encoding DUF4040 domain-containing protein is translated as MNNYAHMAVLTIIVIAAFYAVWFRDLLSSVISLAVFSLLLALEYFILQAPDVAIAEAAIGAGLSTAIYIIALGA
- a CDS encoding cation transporter translates to MVIFVLSVAVYLLLAWSGGGIDPIEVGISVALGGVMAGLARAWSPGRSWTLAGLNPLRWITFILFLVFPFLWGMTKANLDVAFRVITGKIHPGIVKIDSELKGSLAQAMLANSITLTPGTLTVDVDDSGETGVFYIHCINVTDEDPPAKNVYGSFAKWARRVAG
- a CDS encoding cation:proton antiporter (subunit F of antiporter complex involved in resistance to high concentrations of Na+, K+, Li+ and/or alkali; in S. meliloti it is known to be involved specifically with K+ transport) is translated as MIITYFALAAAITGFCALAMVGRLVAGPTIPDRVVALDSINTMVIALMILLSLVYDSVVMVDVAIVYAALSFVGTMFIARHVEGGV